In Setaria viridis chromosome 5, Setaria_viridis_v4.0, whole genome shotgun sequence, the genomic stretch ACCCACCCACTAGTCCACTACCCTTCCACAAATAATTATGCCAAAATACCCCATATACCTACTTCTGCATAACCCACCACTACCATAATGCAAAACTAAGCCAAGCTATGCGCTATTGAATTCTCAAACCGGCACGTATCtgaatttgggatggaggggtATTCTTTATTTAGCATGTGCCCATGCGGCCTCGACCAACCATCCTTTTCTAGTCCTGCGGGCAGCAAGCTTGCAGCGCCCACgaataaaaataaattgggACCATGTAGCCTGTTGCTTCAGTACCTTGTGCCACTCTGATCGATATCGCATCTGCTTATGACCATATAGTAGTCAATAAGCTGCAGGTAGGCTAGCTTTCATTGTCGTTCCGCACTGCAGGACTGCAATCCTGCCTAGTACATGCATAGAAATCAACTAGCTAGAAATGGGAGGTATCGGAAGTTCCTAATCACTACATGCAAGCTTTTTCTCTGAGGATTCTAGATGCATCGTCTAATGAACGTAGATGAGGAAAGGTTGCTATCATCCATTTATCTCACATCACATCAAGCTCTCAGGACGCTTCACGGAGGACTCATGGCTATGGATTTTGTTGTGCCGAACATGGGGTTGAGGCTTCCAAGAGGAAGCGGAACCTTTTGGCATGCTCACCGCCTCTTGCTTGGCACTCGGCACCTGCTGGCTGTAATGTGCACGCTGCCCACTGGTACCTGGTACCGTTCGTGCTGCCGGTTTGGCGGGCACTAGAAGACAAAAAGTTCCGGGTCTAAATTTTATAGTCTCTCGAAACCCTTTTAATCTCGTTTGGTAGTTTCAATCAAGATAAAAGTGGagcttttagtctcggttggagccaccaaccctAATAAATGAGCATAGAAaccattagtcccggttggagccaccaaccgggactacataTTTTTACCGCAGGcggcccctctctctccaccttgtcttctctcctcctctccccttctcccttaTCTTCTCTCATTTTCTCCCTTATCTCCACATAGGCGTTATCTGAGCGCGCAATGGGGGGCACGAGCGACCCGGGCCACACGGCTGGCGTGGGAGTGCACGGGCCAGCGGGGCACGCGGCGGTCGGCCTGCTAGGGGCGGCGTGGCGCTAGCGGCCGTGGCCAAGGCCATGGAGCGGCACCGGCCTAGGGGCATGGCGGCAGGCGCGGCCCGTCCGGCCAGCGGGGGTGCGGCTCCCCGCGCGCACGACATCCGCAGGAGCACGGCGGTGAGGGGCATGAGCAGCCAGGGCCGCGCGGCTGGCGCGGGAGCACACGGGATGGCGGGGCACGCGGCGGTCGGGACCACCTCCCACGGCCGGCCTGCTAGGGGTGGCTGGGTGCCGACGGCCGTGGCCAAGGCCATGGAGTGGTGTGCGGCCTGGGGGCACAAAGGCTAGCTCGGCCTCCAACGGGGGCACGGCTCCCCACGGCACGCGATCGGTGGCAGGAGCGCGGTGGGGAGGGGCACAAGCGGTCGGGGTTGCGCGGCTGGTGTGGGAGCGCATGGGCCAGCGGGGCACACGGTGGCCGGGACCGTTTTCTGTGGCCGGCCTGCTAGGGGCGGCGGGGTGCCGGCGGCCGTGCCCAAGGTCATGGAGCAGCGCGCGGCCTGGGGGCACGGCAGTTGACGCCGTCCGGCCAGCGGGGGCGCAGCTCCCCGTGGCGTGCGACTGGCGGTGGGAGGCACGAGCGGCGCAGCGCAGGTGGCCCGACATGATTTGTTTGTGAGTGAATAGTGATCTAGTAGTGCATGATTTGTGCGAATTGTGTATTGTGTATCAGATTTTGTGCGAATTGATTGGTTGTGTGTTCTTACTTGTGTGATGATCATGTGAGATGAGcatattttttttgcttcaaTTTGTGAAGCATCAATTGTTTCTTGCTCTTGATTTGGTTGTCTCGGTGGTGAAGTTGGAGCTGAGGTGGTACGGTGGTCGAGGCAGAGCTGTAGGGGTGGCGGCGCGAGCAGGCAAGACGGAGGGCGGcccacttttttttattttttcggaatacttttagttccggttggtgctACCAAccggatctttagtcccgaatgattagtcctggttggattttCAAGACCTATATGTCTctccaactgggattaaagctCAGTTTTTCATCAGTGTAGTTGTCAATAAAAGGTTGTATGGTGCAACATATAACTCAATAAATTCCAATCCCAGTACATATTATTTAGGAGGCACACCTGGATACACAATCCAGTTCTCAGATAAGATTTACAAAAGATGATGGTAACTGATTGCAATCAAAAAATTAATGGCGTTGCCTTTGATCAAGGAACCTTCCTGCCCGTGAGACTCACACGCAGCTAACCAGACGACGTCTGAACTGGAAAAAGCAGAAACCGCTAATGGAAGCGTTTCATAGCACCAACCACAGCACAAGCAAAAGATGCTAAAATATCCTATGCAAATTGGGGAGCACGCAGCAATCTCTGTAGATTGCGTCAATCAGTCGATGGCGATTATCGGCAATTCCGCGTGTCGCCTAGCATTTGGGGAGATCAGACGGCGGAGGCAGCAGCTTCTCTTTAGGCTTGTCTCCGTCCAGCACCAGCCATGCCATTTTCAGGCCCCAGCTGACGTGAACCTCCAAGTGGCAATGCATGAACCACACCCCTGCACACACGACTACTGTTAACATTCTCCAAGAAGCTTGGGTTATCCCAAACCAAAGTCACTTTGCTTCCTCATCAGATCGTTGCTGATCTGGCACAGTTAGTATGTCACGGTAATTTTTGAATTCTTACCTGGATTGTCTGCACGGAACCGGATGGCCACCCAGCCGCCGGCCGGCACGCCGACGGTGTTCCGCTCGACGGGGTCGACGAGGTTGTACTGGGCCGGGTCCTTGACGGGGTCGAAGTTGCCGAAGCCTTGGCCAACGACGAAGAAGTTGAAGCCGTGGAGGTGCAGCGGGTGGCTCTCGTTGCCGAGGATGCTGGTGCCCTGCATCACCAGCTCCACGCTGGTGCCGTACGGGAGCACCACCAGCTTGGTCCCGTTGGACACGTTGGTGTTGTTGGGCGGCGTCCCCGTGTAGTTGAACGGGatcagcggcgccgccgggaaGTTGGGCGAGTACACCCCGTTGGACCTGCCGGTGAAGTGCGCCTGCAGCAGCGCCGTCGTTGGGAGCACGAAGGAGACGTTGTTCACGGACGCCGCGAACCGGGTGTCGTTGGTGGGGCCCTGGCACGTCCCGTTCACGGCGCACGGGTGCGTGCCCAGCCCGACGGTGAAGAAGAACCGCCGGTCCACCTCCCGCGGCACGTCGGCGGGGTACTCCGCGGTGGCGAGGCTGCGGAGCTTGCCCGTGAAGTTGGCGACGAAGCTGGTGTCGTTGATCTGCGGCAGGGTCGGCTTGAGGATCGGGAGGTTCTTGTTGAAGGCCGCGGGGGAAGGGGAATTGGGGTCCTCGTACTCGAGGatgccggcgacggtggtgtTGTCGAAGGTGCCCGGCCTGGCGGTGGAGTAGGGCGCGGCCAGCATGTAGTAGTTGGCGGCGGGGTACGACGGCTTGGTGGTGAGGAGCACGTTGGTGGTCTGCCCCGGGGTGATGATGAGGGTCTCGACGGTGATGGGCTTGATGTAGACCGCGTCGACGTCGACGATGGTGAGTGGGTGGCCGgcgatggagaagaagagcTCGTCATTGAGCGCAGCGTTGATGATGCGGAGCATGTACGTCTTCCCTGGCTGCACCTTCAGCTTGAACGTGTCTGCATATAAACGACAAAACAATAATAATGCAAGCCGTCAGCTCAGTGAACCATGCATGCTGCTCGCGTTGGGGCCATGCATCTCCAACCTTTAGCAGAGCAGTTGTAGAGCGGCCCAGGGAGGCCGTTGATGGTGAAAGCGTCGGAGACGTTGGGGCCTCCGCCGGTCTGGAGCGCCTGGCTGATCACCGCCTCCGTGTCCGCCTTCCACCACTCGCCGAAGATGACGGGGACCTCCTTGTAGGGCGCCGGGAACGGGTAGGGGACGCCGGGCTTGGGTAGGATGACGATGGGCCCGTAGACGGTGGCGCGGAGCCAGGAGATGTGCGCGTGCCACCACAGCGTGCCGCGCTGCCCCGTGATGGTGAACTTGTACACGTAGCTCTGCCCGCTCTGGATCGGGCACTGCGTGATGTACGCCGGCCCGTCCGCCCACCCGCTCCGCAGCTGCCGGACGCCGTGCCTGCGTCGTCCATGAAGCTCGCCGGTGATCAGCCAGCCGGTCGCCGCAGCCAATGCGTGCTCGTGCTACTACGAGCTAGACGTGAAAGGTGGCAGGCAACCAGGCATGAGCACGTACCAGTGGATGCTCATGTTGTAGGGGACGTGGTTGACGacgcggacgacgacgaggtcgcCCTCCCTGGCGAACACCGTCGGCCCCGGGAACAGGCCGTTCACCGTCACGATGCTCTTGCTGCTGCACAGCCGCGTCACGCTCGTCATTTGCACCTGCATTTGTCGCAACATTAATTAACCGCATCTAATTGCAACTACCAAATAGTACGTTGATGTGGGAGGACGCATCGATCATGCTTGCTCTGTTTCTTGCTGCACACTTACATCGAACTGATACTCCCTAATGGCGCCCTCCGCCACGTCAACGGAGAAGAGCAGGACGAGCACAGCGACGAGGACGCAGTAAGGGAGAAGCAGGTAGGAGGTAGCCATTGCTGCCTTTCCTCAAGCTCTCGATCAGCCGGAGAGACACTTGACGACGGCTGATGACTAGCACTCCTTGGCAACAATGGCTAAGGACGACTGATCGCTGTGTCTGAGATGGCAGTAGATGTTCCTATATATAGTAGATGTTGGAAGAGCGGGCACGAGAGAGAAGATGATTAGCATGTACGCTTGCTTCCAGAACTTTTTGGCTATGCATGCGCGTAGTTCAGATGTTTATTGTGCAGAGTTCAGTAAGCTTTGTTTGGTGCAGGGTTGGTTATTGAGCACGATGTCGCCGCAAGGCAACACTGCCGGCGGGGCCCGTGCGGAATGGCTTAGCGACTATAGATAGTAGCTTCGGAGTGTGGCTAAAGTCAACCACCCTTCTGTTTACATGTCAATCTTGTGTTCTTGACCACCCTCATATTTTAGCCTTTTTCATGACTTAGTTAACACGCAGAATGTACACCGTACCATTACTATACCTGAAAATAATGGAATTACCAATGGATATTTGGTACGGCAGAAAGGTTAGTTCACTGCATTGATTTCTTATTGACTTGAAACACACaatattgtaaaaaaaaattgattcaGACAGCTTTTGCTTtcaggacaaaaaaaaaaggaagaaatagCCACAGAACCTGCTATTTTACGCTAAATTAACCGATATGAAGTGCCATTTACtcaattaaaaagaaaaaaagaaaagcacaTGTTTAGCAAGAAATTCTACACTTCACTTTCCTACCGATGTTGAGCTAACCACACATTGACACACACAGCACAAGAAGCATGCTACTTTCACCAGGTCTTGGGTTTGCTGGGCTTACTTCACCTACCACCCGGCCCCTCAAACCCCCCAGATAATGTGTTCAAATCAGGAGTAGTTGCAAATTCCAGCTGCCCCGGAACAAAAGGTCAGAGGCGACCCCAAGTGGCCCAGTTGAGGATCACAGCTTTGCAGGGCTCCTAACATATCCTTGCATGCCAAGGGATCTCGCCGGAGCCAGTGAGGACAGCGACCAGAGAGAGCTGGGGGAGGATCGGAGGCCGGTCTTGTTCCGGGACCGGCCGCCCATTCGCATCGCCGGCCAGGCGTGGCGCATGATTAGGGAAAGGGTATAGTGTGTGATTGTGTGAACCAGCCAGCCAACCAGGAGATGAGATCCGTGGCGCTGAAGCTGCGCCGGTTAGCGGGTCACCGAGAGCCGTGCTCGAACTGTTGCTCTTTTCGGCAAGTCTCCAAAGGGGGAGAAGGATGCCTCACCCAACTGGCCCTATTGCTTTTCCTTGCTGTGTGGTAGACGTGAAAAATCAGCCATGTTGTCTAGTTTGTTATTCTATACGTATATTATATGTTCTATATTTGATGAGACAttcttctttcaaaaaaaatttgatgaTACATTGAAATGCATACTCTGCACGCGTCTACTTACTCTAAAAGTTGGGTAGGTATACGTTCTTCTGATGCCAATTTCGAAGTTCCCTTTGGTACTCACAGCATCGTCAGGTGCTTTCCAATTTCCATCGGGCACACGTTCTTTTTTACAGTTTTTTTTCCAGCAGTCCATGATAGATGCCTTGACACAGATGAAATGATTTGCGGGGGGAAAAAAGGATGCTGTGTTGTTATGCAATCATAGACCCGGGAAGATGCTGAATGGAAATTTTGGATTCCTTTCCATGGAAAGGTTTCAGTAATGTTCAAGTCTCGTCTCACGGCCATATCTTGGTGAAGGTTGACTAAGACAAAACGTGAATCTGCTGTCAGATTAATCACTAATAAGAGGGTCAAGTATGAAAAGTCAATGGAAATGTTTTACGTTGGAATAAGACTGCCCGGGATTATGATCTGACAGTTCAGCACTCTTATCACTCTCTTTCATCTTGGAAACCTTGGTTGAAACGATCCTATGGCTCGGCCACCTCAATGTAGAACCCCGAACAAGATCATCTTGGTGAACAACCTCGACCTCCtcaagcagcagccagcagctatGCAATCTGTGCAACCTGCTCCATGTTGTCTCTTGATCGATCGGGTCcacagtgtttttttttccccaataGGCCTTGATCAGGATGTTGGTTAAGACAACAGCATAAAAGGATATCAAGCTTAGTATGTGCAGATGTGAGGTTGTCCGATTTGCTGAAGTGCGTGCACACATATAAAACTTCTGTTACTACTAAGTAAGAAATAGAAGATGAAGGACAGCTGAATAGGCCACAAACTGTGCTGTTTGAAATTGTTTGGTGAGCTTGTTGTTCTTGGTGATTTGAGCAACGTTATACATTTGGATCAATGCGAGCATTTTATGGACTTGGATGCGATACAGGGTGGTTGTAGTATTAATATTCTAGCATGTTGGCTTTGTAAATTGTATACCGCAGTGTGGAAGCCTTAAAACAAAGTGAGCTACGAGTCAATTATGTGTATCTGAAATATAGAGGGTGGTAGACATGAACGAGGATTTGAACATTGaatcgattatttgagcactaaGATGGTTCCAAAtaaaaagtttgaactataaAGTTGTACATCTCATTAAGATCTACAATTtacatataaagtttatctccgtccgagttcatatgaaaaggttatgatttttttaagatgTGCTGCGGAAATTCCGCCATTTGAATTGGCGGTTAGGTGGATCCAAGGTAAATTCCATCGTTTTAACCGGCTATAGcggctatagccgtttcaaacaGCTGTATGCATATAAATTTGTAATTCTTTTTATCAAGACATGTATTTTTGCAaaacactaaaataaaaaaatcactcTCTAGCGTGCCCCTGGGCCGGCTGGTGGACGCTGTGGTGGGACTGCTAGACCAAGAAAGACCAAGTGTCACTGGTGGGTGGCTGGGCCTTCGGTCCTTGGGCTTTCCCGGGACACATACgcggaagatgaagaagaggcaaTTCGGGCACTTTGTAATCGTTGATGTTAAAAACCATCTGACAGGCATGGATGGCGTAACAGAAGAAAATTGCAACCCAATATCATAAAAGGACAGGTGATTTTTGTGATGACTGCTATATGGGTCTAAAGAAAATTGCAAtggcaaataaaaaaatagcccAAAAGGCATAGTGCAAAGTGCAGACTCATGCTGTCTCGACAAAAGAGCACGAAGTGCAAACTCATGCCGTCTCGGCAAATGGAATTAAATATCGCGACCTTATCAGGGAACATCGTAGTGCAGATCGCCGAGAGAAACACTTCTGTCAGTATAGTTAAAAAAACAGAAGCCTCAACTATGTGAGTCGACAGAAGTTCAGAGTCTGCATGGGAACCAAATCATCACGAAGGAACTCTTTTATACAGCCTTCTGATGCCATATGTGGGGTGGAGGGGTTGATGCAATGTACAGATTGAAGTTGTCAAGGTTTATGTTGGCACAACATTTCCCAGGGATGATGGATTGGCATCTGAAACTTCAGCACTCTTGTCGCTCTCTTCAACCTGGAAACCTTGTTTGAAACGATCGTAATTAGTAGGCTCAGCTGTCTTAAATGGGCGTTCCCCTAGTACCCGGACTAGATCATCTTGGTGGAGAACCTCCTTCTCAAGCAGCAGCTCTGCAATCTGTGCAACCTGCTCCTTGTGCGTCTTGATCAGGTCAAGAGTTTTTTCATAGGCCTTT encodes the following:
- the LOC117856072 gene encoding laccase-12 — its product is MATSYLLLPYCVLVAVLVLLFSVDVAEGAIREYQFDVQMTSVTRLCSSKSIVTVNGLFPGPTVFAREGDLVVVRVVNHVPYNMSIHWHGVRQLRSGWADGPAYITQCPIQSGQSYVYKFTITGQRGTLWWHAHISWLRATVYGPIVILPKPGVPYPFPAPYKEVPVIFGEWWKADTEAVISQALQTGGGPNVSDAFTINGLPGPLYNCSAKDTFKLKVQPGKTYMLRIINAALNDELFFSIAGHPLTIVDVDAVYIKPITVETLIITPGQTTNVLLTTKPSYPAANYYMLAAPYSTARPGTFDNTTVAGILEYEDPNSPSPAAFNKNLPILKPTLPQINDTSFVANFTGKLRSLATAEYPADVPREVDRRFFFTVGLGTHPCAVNGTCQGPTNDTRFAASVNNVSFVLPTTALLQAHFTGRSNGVYSPNFPAAPLIPFNYTGTPPNNTNVSNGTKLVVLPYGTSVELVMQGTSILGNESHPLHLHGFNFFVVGQGFGNFDPVKDPAQYNLVDPVERNTVGVPAGGWVAIRFRADNPGVWFMHCHLEVHVSWGLKMAWLVLDGDKPKEKLLPPPSDLPKC